Below is a genomic region from Acomys russatus chromosome 3, mAcoRus1.1, whole genome shotgun sequence.
tccccagcccaggtaAACATTTCTACCCTGGCAGAAGGGCAGAGAGTTCCATCAAACAATCCTCTTAGCTATCACTGtcaggtaaaagcagtcttgaATTTTGCTTTTGGCTAGCCGGGTATTTATTGTGCCATTATACAAGATTATCTTTCCCCCACTGCTCTACAGTATCATGGGTTAATAATTTCACCCTCTATTGGACTGCAATTCCTATAAAAGCAAGACCATGTCCATCAGATCTTTCCTGTAATCCCCTGTAAAACCAGGAATAGCCtacaacacaaagcaaactcTTCTTGTCTTTTCCAATGACCTGCTTTTTCCCTGACACTGTCTATCCTTTCAGAGCCCAATAATCTCATCTCTCTGCACCCCACAGAACTCTTCAAAGAGAGCCCTAGGCACCCAGGAGCTACATGGGGTGCGGAGAATGTGAATTTCAACTGTGGTACCTGGCAGACAAGCACTTTGTGAGAGAATGCCCAGGGGTGATGCCAGTGCAGACCCTGACAGGCATTTCTTAATGGGATGTTTTGCATTTTGACAATAGGCACCATATTCATCAAAAAAGAAAGCACGCTTTCCAgcacttaaaaagaagaaacagagcatGGAAGACATCCTCCGGAAATCAGAGCTGACAGTAGGAAAGCTTCAGATGCAGGTACTAGGCAAAGACTTTACCTTTCTGTTTCAGAAGCACCAGAGACCAGGGTTAATGTCTTGCCCTGCAAGACAGCTCCAAGCAGGGCCTAATTAACAATTACCATTAAGAAATACTGTCAGTGGGGGGCCTCTGAGAGTGGGTAAGGGACTGCTAAGGGGACCAAGGATGATACCCAGTGCATAATAAAGACTAAACGAATTCCATTAACACAAGGCACATACAGGCTTGAGAAGAAATGAGGTCTTCTTAACCCCTGTGTGGTAAATCTGTTTTCAAGCTCTGTTTGCTATGAGCTGAATTAGAATACTACTTTGGCatgcttagggaaaaaaaaaaaaaatcaccatttctttgcttttagcagtttcatttctttgtatCTGTCTATCATAGGTGGATGACCTCATAGAAAGAGTGACTGACAGATCCATGAAGCTGTTGGCTCAAAGGCACGCTGAGCTTCAGCAGTGTGAGTTTCTAGGGGCAGAGATCCTTCAGTCCTCAAAGCAGTTCCAAAGGCTTTCCAAGAGAGCCACAAGTAGGTGTAAGCTGCGGAGGGCATGCCTCTcatgcccctgctgctgctgctgagcctgcCGCACACACGGTGACAGACAgctgctgaacacacacacacacacacacacacacacacacacacacgcacgcacacgcacacgcacacacgcaaacacatgtGCTGTGTACGCACATATGTACGCATGCTCGCAAAATAAGTAGTTTTAAGCATGATTCCTAAAGAACAAGACAGTAGAGAGGAAGCATTTACTAACCACATTTCTCAAGTGTCAGAGCTGGAGAAAAGCAATGCAGAGGGATCAACCTCATACACCAGTGATTCTTAATAGTGCCCAAACTTCCTctacaataaacaaaacacccaagTACTGATCATGGCCCCTCTAAAGCCGACTCATGGACTCCTTCTAAAGTGCTAACACCTTCCAGAAATCTACTCACCTGGTTTGATAAGGCAAGTGTTACTGGCTACCTAAAGTTTTGAAAGAACACAAAGATGAAACTTGAggcattttattaaatgttttcagatgctgaATTCTATATTCAAGgctaaaaatgcatttaaaaatatgcatacatgGAACGCTCTTCCTTTGTgtgaagaaatacaaacaagacaagaatatttaaaagcaaaggaTTTCACCGCTGAAGCTGAAATATCCCATAagcacagcacactgagcccAGGAAGCCCGTGCAGCCATTTGCCATCCCTAGGGATGGCGACAGGCAGTTGTCTATGGCTTAGGATCTGCTTCCATGGCGCTTTCCTGAGCTTCGTCCACCTCTGACAGCTTGTCATCATCTGTAGTTAAGAAGATATAAACAtcttttaatccagcactcagaaggtagaggcaggtggattgctgtgagtttaaggccagcctggtcttcaaagcgactccaggatagccaaccctacacagagaaaccctgtcttgggaaaaaacaaacaaacaaacaaataacaacaacaacaaaaaagaagacacaaacctgctgggggatggtctgaagtattttgatgctaattactgcttggtgtctgtgtgacccaccttttgcttaataaaaagccatcccacctgggcagggcaaaggagataggtggggctaagagggaggaattctgggaagaaggatcttcaccaggagaaggagaaaaagctgaagtgaagagaggaaggccaccatgggttagatggaggaaaagcacatggccagcgtggatggagaatccagcccagatagaGAACATTAACACGTATATGGGATTATAGCTCAGAgatagcttgataaaagttattggaagcagatggcatgagatcgAGGCAGGAATCCCATGggaggtaatttagaggattgatatctgccctgcctcaggttaagtaaagctattttaaaatataacaagtgtctgtgtcttaattgatcgctagcCGGGGCTACAggtaatacaaataatttaaaaagcaatacaaACCTCATTCCATGTTGCCTGTGTTTTGTGCCTAGCGCATGCATGATAATGGTTTTATTTCGTATtagcaaatacatttaaaacaagatGGCAAAATGGCAAGTTATGGCTGCAAATGGCTCGCATCATTGTTCGGTTTTAAAATCTTGACTTGAGCCCAGCCATGGGGCTCAACAGGCAAAGGGACGTCTTGTTAACGCTAATGACCTAAGCTCGCTCCTGGGATCCACGTgctggaaaaagagaactgatttttacctgtcctcttgcctccatagGCATGCCAGGATTATATGTGCAACCTCCCTCcccctgaacacacacacccacaaacccaCACAGAGAGGAATAAATATGATGCATGTGGCTAGTCTTACATATTACTAAGAATGTGCAATTTGTGTGAtagatttcattaaaaacaaacaaacaaacaaacaaaccaaaatctaggtcttgttttttttccttctaaacaATCAGACATCAGAGAACACAGAAAATTTTAGTTGGTTATAGTTACAAGAAAGACCAAGTATTCAATTTTTCAAAGTACTGCATTTCCTAGGCATGCCTGCAGCCTAACATACCAATGACTTGCATGTATACAGAAAGTTGAATGAATGTTTTCTGATGCCACTGGACATAGCACTGGAGTCTGGAGAGACTCTCTTACCAAGGTATTCCCAAATCATTTACAATCTTCCTAAGCagtaattttgaaatgtttttttactTACTCTCCAATGTCTGCTGAAGTTCGTGGATGGTACTAAGAAGAACGTGAAATTGTTTCCGTCTCAATTCCAGCTGTGTTAACAAGAAAACATCTTATAAAGTttgtctttaaacacacacacacacaaaaacacacatagaaGCGAGCACATATATTCAAATACCTTATCTTCAACGCTTTCTTTAATATGTGAGAGATGCTCTAATTCTTTGCCCAGAGCCTCTAGCTCCCtggagggaaaaaacaaaacaatgttataTTTTGCTACTTAAGGGatgaaaatttataaatttaatattttggcTACTAAGTaatattctgaaaataaagaggttttgagagatggctcagaacttaagagcacttgctcctcctTCAAAGGAGCACTCCTgatgtggctcacagctgtctgtcgGTACCTTCAGTCACAggtatctgacgccctcttctgtcctccacaggcaccaggcatgcaagtggtacatacacatgcatgaaaggagaaagaatataaCACTCCTATGGTAAGAGTTTGAAACTGAGGGTCATTTCCTATCTCCTAAATTGTGCTATATTTATTACAACTATACTTTtagatacaaattttaaaataacaaaaaaccatAATTACATAGAATAAAACCCATGTCACATCAATcccaagtttttcttttagtaaagaAAGTAGCTCTGCCTATTACTCCAAATGTCCATGAACCTGACTCGCAGTCTTCTATCCATATTTGCTCTTCTCCTCTACTTCCTGCTCAGATACCCACTGCATCACTGTGATTACTTTTAGATACATGTTTGTATCTCTGAATAGCACACAGTATAGAATATTTGAGAGGGAGCTTCTAATTTTCATAAATGATATATGTATCAGGAATAATTTGAAATTCattaagtgtattttttttactatttatgttttgagctgttttaaaaatgtgtctaagccagcatgtggtgcgtggctttaattccaacactccaggaggcagaggcaggtagatctctaagttcaaggctacagagaaaccctgttttgaacaCCCTGACACCCCCCAAGCCCCCCCTGCAGTGGAAGTGTATCTAGAGTAGTTGTCTGTATTGGTATTTAGTGTTCTGTTACAGCAATCAAATAAgtatgtagaagaattttaattcaaaacatggctgctctggcaagagatcacatccaaagaccttctaggtctgtgtggtctagctggaatacacacacacctttaatcccagaagacaggcaagcagatctctgagctcaaggccagcctggactagaacaagtttcaggtaaagaaaagcttaggtccaggagtggtggtacatgcctttaatcccagcactcagacagagtCAAGCAGATCCCTGaattctagtcagtgctgttcaggcagtttggttgagtcagtAAGTTGAGAGACAgtgcagaggagctgagtttgtgGAGTTCAGTTTATGGAATTCAGGGACAGTTTTACTgaaagagttttacagagagggattgaagagaaaacaagttagacacaaagaaatacagaatgagccagagaatgagaaggagccagaacatCAGAACAGATTGCTACAGTTagttgaggccaagcagaacaattcagtgagaaactgagagaagccagattgaattagtcagcttggagaggagtttgagccagatcagctgagttgaaccagccagctagagttcagaaaagagctagaaagggtgagcttattcagtagtaTGTCTTGGAGgatgaaagcattctaggcctagattagattgtgtggaagctagaagcttccaggactaggcctccTAGGTTAGCATACAGAGGCAGCTCATCCCTCAGAGGCGACAATTACATCACAcgaataaaagtaattttaacaaAAGTATACATATTTCCTTTTGAGGCATGAAATATATGCACTTATTCTTATAGGTAGTaacactggagaaagaaaaggactgAATCAGGCAGCGTGGGAACATGTAATACTGAGAATATGCCCTTTCTTCTGACCTGTGCTGTGTTGAAGGATGTGTTGTAGCTCGCCAGCATTGTGCACATAGGCTAGTCCTGAAAAACCCTCTTCTAGTATTTCTGAGGAAAAACTTACCTCAGTGTCTCATGCCTGTCTGGGTGATGCTGGATCACTTTTGCCAAAGCATCATAttctgaaggaaaaggaaatatttgCCAATTAAGGAGCTTTTTGAATCTggattatcaaaacaaaacataactctTATTTACTTTCCTAaaagtggtagcacacgcctttgttcccagcactcgggaggctgagggagaggtcAGTGGACCTctgttccaggctagtctggtttacaaagcaagttccaggacagccagggctgttacacagagaaaccctgtctagaaaaaccaaaccaaaccaaaagaacaacaaGATATGGAGAGCACTGTCAATTCCCTTAACTCAGTCATGAACACAATCATATGTGACTTCAACTATGCTCCAAACAGGGATTCTAGCTCTCACTTTTGGTTTTCCATTCATGGGACAGAATACAAGAGGTTGGCAGCAGCATAGATGAACGTAGTAGCAACACCAAATGCCTCATATGGAAAAGGATCTTATTAACTGATTTTCACCACattcaccaaaacaaacaacagacaagcaaacaaacactgaggaaaacaCATCCTTCTAAGCCAGTTTCATGAACCCTACACCCTGTGAATCTAAGCCATAAATCCTCACAATCACCAAATAActaacattttctatttctgtttagtttgtcACATCACTGTCATAGTCGTGGCaaccactcacccacccatccatccatccaccaatccatccatccatctggaGGTTAAGTTTCCATGCGACCCAGGCTCCCCTAGATTTTGTAACCCTCTAGCTGTAGCCAGGTGATGGAGCTCAAGTACTCCCACTCACAGTTTAAacacttgtctttatttttactttttccaaCGTAAGTAATGGGAGGAACAATGTTCTTGCTATTAAAaatgtttggggctggagagatggctcagcatttaagagtatACACTGCTGTTTAACAGAAcccacattcagttcccagcactcatatgcaGCTTAAAACTGCCTCAGCTCCAGGGGTCAGATGGCcacttctggtctccataggcacttggacagacacatgtacaaaattaagattattttcaaatattttatgaaacagATGAAGGAGATCCAAACTTAAAAGAGATTAGAATAGTACTAAACTTTAGCCTGTCTTTGAAAacgtttacatttatttactttacttttacTTTGACGTGTGTGGCAGTAGTTTGGCTTACTGGCggttcagttctctccttctaccatgtgcgTCTTGGGGCTCACACTCAGGTAGCCATGCTTAGTGGCAATTGCTTTTGCCACTGGGCCAACGTGCTGTCCTCTAAACTTTAACTTTTCTATTAGTTAATTTTGTGGGTAATGGTTGCTTGCTTTATAAATACCAAAAGGTTAaaaatcttttccatttttaaaaaagtaacttcATTAAACTAGCAAATAAATACCTCAGCCTGTCACACAATAAACCTTTGTGGATTCACTGTAATACTGCTTAGGGAAAAGGATCTACGGATAGTAGAAAACACCGAGAAATACTTGCACAACCAATAAAATTCAGCCAAATGAAATCTTTTTCAGCATACCTTTCCTTCTCTAATTTAAGTAAGagttttaagaataaatataattgctaattattttttataaactgaCTCATGTTGCAGATTTTACCTTTCACTATTAAAAACTCCATGGAAATTGTAGTTAGCAATAAGCTATTTGTACACCAAATCCTTCAAATCTTACCTTGTCGATTTTTTCGTATTCGTTTTGCTTGAAGAATTTGCTTTTTACACTCTGCAATTTTTTCGTGTGCTCCAGCAATACTACATTCTATACAAAAAGGTGGTTTTAAGAAGGTAGTTATAATGTataatctttgttttttaatagaagtTCCACTGGTAACACAATAGACAATGGCATTCTAAACTCTATCTCCAACACAAAGTGCCCCACCTCATTACACGACACTGCGCTGCTGCTGACAGCGACAGAGCCTTTATCCCACTCTCATCACTCATACTGTTTTACCACAATACAAATACTATCAGATAGTTTTTCCTTTAAACCACAAAAATATAATTCTAGAAAGAAACATTATGTTTAcctatttctttgtatattttctcataattttccatttctctgagatTCATATCATACACCAGCAAAGTTTTGCCCATTGAAAATTCACACTGAGACAGAGTGCTCAGCATACGTTGGTACTGGCTATAtctaatgaaaaagagaaagaataaaaaaatataaatgaaaccaAGTTCTGACAgaattgtttattttacttaaaatagctTAGAACATCCACCTTCACCATTTTCGTTGCTAGTCTCCATGTATGTGACTTTATAAGCTGCTCTGGCTACAAAGGCAAGATAAGACTACTGCTCTCATTAATGTAGGCTCAGGCCAAACAATTTGTCTAACTATTTAAATCACCTGTAACAGTATTTTGATTAAGAATTTTCTGCAGAATTCTGTTCTTACAACTTTCCTACTCTATACAGTCACTTAAGCAGAAAGTAAACCCGGGAAAAAATTCATAAGATTAATGTGTAATTGTTTTGCAGTAACTTAAACTTTCACTTAGAGATACTTAGCAAATACTAATTTGTTAAAAGTAATCAAATTAATTATTAAGCCCAAGtttaatctttatttcttttactatTGTGATTTTTGCATATTATACAAACATAAAGGAGGCTTCcaaagagaagggacaggaaCAAAAACACCTTCAGCTTGATAAGAAGTGGCTGCACTAGGCACTGTTTAACATGGCCTTAGTAGAGCTGCGCCAGGGCCCTGGTGCGGACACTACAACGGAGACAGGTACCCCTCCTCTTGGGATCCGGAGTTGCACCACTTAATGAAGCTCTTCACGAGGAGGTTAATCCTACGGTCATCACCAGCACCATCGCCATCTATTAGAAGACGCTTCCGGATGACTTCGTCTGGAGGGAAACGGTAAACAAGAATTAAAACCAACATTTGGTTTCTGGGCAAACTCTCAAGACAACCAGTATTACTATTCATTTGCTCATTTAAAGGAAAAGTACTGAACTTTAAGTACATTTAATGCCACCAGTTGAGGCACCACTTAACAGCAAGAGAGTAAAATGGTAAATTTTAAGTGATTGTCTATGGCATGTCTGCCACTGTCCTAGGCGCCGAGGTCACAGGTGAAGCTCTTCCCTCAGCATTGGGATTCTAGCTTAAAAACTTTGTACTTTGTCATGTTACTATGCTCCTCAAAATATTTACTAACAAAAtcatttgtttgctgttttgactTACATTTCTACTAGTGTATACTCCTTGTGTAAAATAATGTCTTATTGTGCTTTagtcctctgcctcccattaCTTTTAATTTCCCCCGCCTGATGGGCCTTTTTATCTTCTGAAACAGATACACACCTCTATGTTCTTTCAATACATACTGCATGTTAAAACTATTTTCTCCATAATCTTAATTTCCTacaaagatcacacacacacacacacacacacacacacacacacacacacacacagaaatttcaTTATTAGAGCCAACTCAATGTTTATCTTTctcctagatttttaaaataaatattctttctctgccACTCTTTCTTGAGACCATTTATATATAAAGGCATGTTTCAGTAGTTTTA
It encodes:
- the Thoc7 gene encoding THO complex subunit 7 homolog isoform X2, with protein sequence MGAVTDDEVIRKRLLIDGDGAGDDRRINLLVKSFIKWCNSGSQEEGYSQYQRMLSTLSQCEFSMGKTLLVYDMNLREMENYEKIYKEIECSIAGAHEKIAECKKQILQAKRIRKNRQEYDALAKVIQHHPDRHETLRELEALGKELEHLSHIKESVEDKLELRRKQFHVLLSTIHELQQTLENDDKLSEVDEAQESAMEADPKP
- the Thoc7 gene encoding THO complex subunit 7 homolog isoform X1, whose protein sequence is MLSTLSQCEFSMGKTLLVYDMNLREMENYEKIYKEIECSIAGAHEKIAECKKQILQAKRIRKNRQEYDALAKVIQHHPDRHETLRELEALGKELEHLSHIKESVEDKLELRRKQFHVLLSTIHELQQTLENDDKLSEVDEAQESAMEADPKP